The following coding sequences are from one Salvia hispanica cultivar TCC Black 2014 chromosome 3, UniMelb_Shisp_WGS_1.0, whole genome shotgun sequence window:
- the LOC125210898 gene encoding mitochondrial succinate-fumarate transporter 1, giving the protein MAEQSEKQPKSIPPYMKAASGSFGGVVEASCLQPIDVIKTRLQLDRTGSYKGILHCGSTIVRNEGVRALWKGLTPFSTHLTLKYALRMGSNAYLQSAFKDSETGELSHHGRLLSGFGAGVLEALVIVTPFEVVKIRLQQQRGLSPELFKYKGPVHCARMIVREEGLRGLWAGASPTVMRNGTNQAAMFSAKNAFDGLLWGRREGDGKMLLPWQSMISGFLAGTAGPVCTGPFDVVKTRLMAQSKSSGLKYRGMFHCITTIYAEEGILALWKGLLPRLMRIPPGQAIMWAVADQITGFYERRYLQAY; this is encoded by the exons ATGGCGGAGCAATCGGAGAAGCAGCCCAAATCCATCCCTCCCTACATGAAGGCTGCTTCCGGTTCATTCGGCGGCGTAGTCGAAGCCTCGTGCCTGCAGCCAATTGACGTCATCAAAACCCGCCTCCAGCTCGACCGCACCGGTTCGTACAAGGGGATCCTCCACTGCGGCTCCACCATCGTCCGCAACGAAGGCGTCCGCGCATTGTGGAAGGGCTTGACTCCTTTCTCTACGCATTTGACGCTTAAATACGCGCTCCGGATGGGCTCCAATGCCTACCTTCAGTCAGCCTTCAAGGACTCCGAGACGGGGGAGCTCAGCCACCATGGCCGATTATTGTCTGGATTCGGTGCCGGAGTGCTCGAAGCTCTCGTTATCGTCACTCCATTTGAG GTGGTGAAAATTCGACTGCAGCAGCAGAGAGGATTGAGTCCCGAACTCTTCAAGTACAAGGGACCTGTACATTGTGCTCGTATGATTGTCCGTGAAGAAGGGTTGCGTGGTCTGTGGGCTGGAGCTTCCCCAACTGTGATGCGTAATGGAACAAACCAGGCTGCCATGTTCAGTGCTAAAAATGCATTTGACGGGTTATTGTGGGGGAGACGCGAAGGTGATGGGAAAATGCTCCTACCTTGGCAGTCTATGATATCGGGATTTCTTGCTGGAACTGCTGGTCCAGTATGTACTGGGCCCTTTGATGTCGTGAAAACAAGGCTCATGGCTCAAAGCAAATCGAGCGGGTTGAAATACAGAGGTATGTTTCATTGTATCACAACTATATATGCTGAGGAGGGAATTCTTGCATTGTGGAAAGGATTATTGCCAAGGTTAATGAGGATCCCGCCCGGGCAGGCGATCATGTGGGCTGTGGCTGATCAGATAACTGGATTTTACGAGAGGCGATACCTACAAGCCTATTGA
- the LOC125212964 gene encoding protein trichome birefringence-like 3 isoform X1, which produces MANFRGNVPLATITITILAFAALLYTERLGSLSSTAKLRFKPCARSNAVERLVDVNGFSYADDELFDFDPDQCSLNHGKWVFNRSIEPLYSDRTCRFLDRQVSCVKNGRPDSDYRYWEWQPDNCRLPRFDPRMVLRKLKGKRLMFVGDSLQRGQWQSFVCLVDSVIPKGKKSMKRGRLHSVFRAKEYDVTVEFYWAPFLVESNTDVHIKADPKQRIVKVDSVEKHAKHWLGVDILIFNTYVWWMSGLKTKILWGSFANGEEGYEEVETHISYTLGLRTWANWVDSNVDPSKTRVFFTTMSPSHHRPADWGNENGTKCFDERLPVLKKGHWGSGSDKTMMGVVGSVMARMKVPVTLINITQLSEYRIDAHTSVYTELGGKVLTGEQKADPLHYADCIHWCLPGLPDTWNQIFYTNLMLHLLHKFNDFGNSTDSGLHFFETQLFTESQANLFDFPSYFDSTCVSHP; this is translated from the exons ATGGCCAATTTCAGAGGAAATGTGCCGTTAGCTACAATCACCATCACAATCTTGGCTTTTGCCGCGCTCTTATACACTGAGAGACTAGGCTCTTTATCTTCAACAGCCAAGTTGAGGTTCAAGCCATGCGCTAGAAGTAATGCTG TTGAGAGATTAGTTGATGTGAATGGCTTCAGTTACGCAGATGATGAATTGTTCGATTTTGATCCTGATCAATGCAGCCTGAATCATGGGAAATGGGTGTTTAATCGCTCCATTGAGCCCCTATATTCGGATAGAACTTGTCGATTCTTAGACAGGCAGGTTTCGTGTGTGAAAAATGGTAGGCCAGATTCGGATTATAGGTACTGGGAGTGGCAACCGGACAACTGCAGGCTGCCGAG GTTTGATCCAAGAATGGTTCTGAGGAAACTTAAAGGGAAGAGGCTAATGTTTGTTGGGGACTCACTTCAAAGAGGGCAATGGCAGTCCTTTGTTTGCCTTGTTGATTCAGTGATACCGAAAGGAAAGAAGTCGATGAAACGAGGCCGTTTGCATTCTGTTTTCAGAGCAAAG GAATACGATGTGACAGTGGAGTTCTATTGGGCACCTTTCCTGGTAGAATCCAACACAGATGTTCATATAAAAGCAGatccaaaacagagaataGTGAAGGTGGACTCAGTTGAAAAGCATGCCAAACACTGGTTGGGTGTTGACATCCTCATCTTCAACACTTATGTTTGGTGGATGAGTGGCCTCAAAACTAAGATAtt ATGGGGTTCGTTTGCAAACGGAGAAGAAGGCTACGAAGAGGTGGAGACACACATTTCGTACACGCTAGGGCTCAGAACATGGGCAAATTGGGTGGATTCAAACGTTGATCCCTCCAAAACACGAGTGTTCTTCACTACCATGTCGCCTTCACACCATAGGCCAGCAGACTGGGGGAATGAAAACGGCACAAAATGCTTCGATGAGAGGCTGCCGGTGCTGAAGAAAGGGCACTGGGGAAGTGGGTCAGACAAGACGATGATGGGCGTGGTGGGCAGCGTCATGGCAAGGATGAAGGTGCCGGTCACACTGATCAACATAACGCAACTATCGGAATATAGAATTGATGCTCACACCTCAGTTTATACTGAGTTGGGTGGAAAAGTGTTGACGGGAGAACAAAAGGCCGATCCCTTGCATTATGCTGATTGTATACACTGGTGCTTGCCTGGACTTCCCGATACTTGGAATCAAATATTCTACACAAATTTGATGTTACAT CTGCTCCATAAATTCAATGATTTTGGAAATTCGACTGATTCGGGTTTGCATTTCTTCGAAACCCAACTGTTCACGGAATCACAAGCTAATTTATTTGACTTTCCTTCATATTTTGATAGTACGTGTGTCTCTCACCCCTAG
- the LOC125212964 gene encoding protein trichome birefringence-like 3 isoform X2, producing MANFRGNVPLATITITILAFAALLYTERLGSLSSTAKLRFKPCARSNADDELFDFDPDQCSLNHGKWVFNRSIEPLYSDRTCRFLDRQVSCVKNGRPDSDYRYWEWQPDNCRLPRFDPRMVLRKLKGKRLMFVGDSLQRGQWQSFVCLVDSVIPKGKKSMKRGRLHSVFRAKEYDVTVEFYWAPFLVESNTDVHIKADPKQRIVKVDSVEKHAKHWLGVDILIFNTYVWWMSGLKTKILWGSFANGEEGYEEVETHISYTLGLRTWANWVDSNVDPSKTRVFFTTMSPSHHRPADWGNENGTKCFDERLPVLKKGHWGSGSDKTMMGVVGSVMARMKVPVTLINITQLSEYRIDAHTSVYTELGGKVLTGEQKADPLHYADCIHWCLPGLPDTWNQIFYTNLMLHLLHKFNDFGNSTDSGLHFFETQLFTESQANLFDFPSYFDSTCVSHP from the exons ATGGCCAATTTCAGAGGAAATGTGCCGTTAGCTACAATCACCATCACAATCTTGGCTTTTGCCGCGCTCTTATACACTGAGAGACTAGGCTCTTTATCTTCAACAGCCAAGTTGAGGTTCAAGCCATGCGCTAGAAGTAATGCTG ATGATGAATTGTTCGATTTTGATCCTGATCAATGCAGCCTGAATCATGGGAAATGGGTGTTTAATCGCTCCATTGAGCCCCTATATTCGGATAGAACTTGTCGATTCTTAGACAGGCAGGTTTCGTGTGTGAAAAATGGTAGGCCAGATTCGGATTATAGGTACTGGGAGTGGCAACCGGACAACTGCAGGCTGCCGAG GTTTGATCCAAGAATGGTTCTGAGGAAACTTAAAGGGAAGAGGCTAATGTTTGTTGGGGACTCACTTCAAAGAGGGCAATGGCAGTCCTTTGTTTGCCTTGTTGATTCAGTGATACCGAAAGGAAAGAAGTCGATGAAACGAGGCCGTTTGCATTCTGTTTTCAGAGCAAAG GAATACGATGTGACAGTGGAGTTCTATTGGGCACCTTTCCTGGTAGAATCCAACACAGATGTTCATATAAAAGCAGatccaaaacagagaataGTGAAGGTGGACTCAGTTGAAAAGCATGCCAAACACTGGTTGGGTGTTGACATCCTCATCTTCAACACTTATGTTTGGTGGATGAGTGGCCTCAAAACTAAGATAtt ATGGGGTTCGTTTGCAAACGGAGAAGAAGGCTACGAAGAGGTGGAGACACACATTTCGTACACGCTAGGGCTCAGAACATGGGCAAATTGGGTGGATTCAAACGTTGATCCCTCCAAAACACGAGTGTTCTTCACTACCATGTCGCCTTCACACCATAGGCCAGCAGACTGGGGGAATGAAAACGGCACAAAATGCTTCGATGAGAGGCTGCCGGTGCTGAAGAAAGGGCACTGGGGAAGTGGGTCAGACAAGACGATGATGGGCGTGGTGGGCAGCGTCATGGCAAGGATGAAGGTGCCGGTCACACTGATCAACATAACGCAACTATCGGAATATAGAATTGATGCTCACACCTCAGTTTATACTGAGTTGGGTGGAAAAGTGTTGACGGGAGAACAAAAGGCCGATCCCTTGCATTATGCTGATTGTATACACTGGTGCTTGCCTGGACTTCCCGATACTTGGAATCAAATATTCTACACAAATTTGATGTTACAT CTGCTCCATAAATTCAATGATTTTGGAAATTCGACTGATTCGGGTTTGCATTTCTTCGAAACCCAACTGTTCACGGAATCACAAGCTAATTTATTTGACTTTCCTTCATATTTTGATAGTACGTGTGTCTCTCACCCCTAG